One window from the genome of Jiangella alba encodes:
- a CDS encoding carbohydrate ABC transporter permease, giving the protein MRHGKYPFILAFLLPPVGIYAIYMLSPYLQAIYISMTDWSGFTSTQTFIGFDNYVEMWHDDQLRTALRNNLILVLVVPVLTLLLGLFFASMLNVGGRRRGGAVTGVRGASIYKVVYFFPQVLSVAIIGIVFKYVFAPENAGGILNRVLGAVGLDGLQRLWLAEPNYLIWIVVLVMTWSFVGFYVVLFSAAMQSIPRDIYEAALLDGSSRLTTFRKITVPLVWDTVQVGWVYMAIQAMDGFATVHIMLGINGGVQGAGDVLGIAMYREAFAESDFGYAAAIGVLMLVLTMLVAVVFMRGLRRERVELA; this is encoded by the coding sequence ATGCGGCACGGCAAGTATCCCTTCATCCTGGCCTTCCTGCTGCCACCGGTCGGGATCTACGCGATCTACATGCTGTCGCCGTATCTCCAGGCCATCTACATCTCGATGACCGACTGGAGCGGCTTCACCTCGACCCAGACGTTCATCGGGTTCGACAACTACGTGGAGATGTGGCACGACGACCAGCTGCGGACAGCGTTGCGCAACAACCTGATCCTGGTGCTCGTCGTGCCCGTCCTCACCCTGCTGCTCGGCCTGTTCTTCGCGTCGATGCTCAACGTCGGCGGCCGAAGGCGCGGGGGAGCGGTGACGGGTGTGCGCGGCGCGTCGATCTACAAGGTCGTGTACTTCTTCCCGCAGGTGCTCTCCGTCGCGATCATCGGCATCGTCTTCAAGTACGTGTTCGCGCCGGAGAACGCCGGCGGCATCCTCAACCGGGTGCTCGGCGCCGTCGGGCTGGACGGGCTGCAACGGCTCTGGCTGGCCGAGCCGAACTACCTGATCTGGATCGTCGTCCTCGTCATGACGTGGTCGTTCGTCGGCTTCTACGTGGTGCTGTTCTCGGCCGCGATGCAGTCGATCCCGCGCGACATCTACGAGGCGGCGCTGCTCGACGGCTCCAGCCGGCTCACCACGTTCCGCAAGATCACCGTCCCGCTGGTGTGGGACACCGTGCAGGTGGGCTGGGTGTACATGGCGATCCAGGCGATGGACGGGTTCGCGACGGTGCACATCATGCTCGGCATCAACGGCGGCGTTCAGGGCGCCGGCGACGTCCTCGGCATCGCGATGTACCGCGAGGCGTTCGCCGAGTCCGACTTCGGCTACGCCGCCGCGATCGGCGTCCTCATGCTCGTACTGACCATGCTCGTCGCCGTGGTGTTCATGCGCGGCCTGCGCCGGGAGAGGGTGGAGCTGGCATGA
- the ngcE gene encoding N-acetylglucosamine/diacetylchitobiose ABC transporter substrate-binding protein — MSSSIERTPAAAGTDRRTFLQRVALTGVALGPGAAFLASCATGGGDDDEDNASQAPTGDVSDDNPLGIPTDQPLQIYIFDGGFGDAYATELHEPMFSERWPDVTIEHNAAVDIGAELQPRFVAGDPPDFVNNSGDGQMDTATLVSDGLLYDLSPLFDAPSWDDPDVTVRDSLLPGTIEAGTFNGTPYVLNYAFTVFGTWYNKTLMDENGWPVPTTWQEMMDVCADIAATGVAPWVYQGVTAPRYMNWPLLSMAAKLAGPEILIAIDNLEEGAWGHEAVKESAAAIRQLAENSYFLPGVEGMEFRDAQGLWARGEAVFCPSGSWLENEEADAIAENPTFELAMMPDPLLSPDSVMPLETVRATAGEPYIIPADAKNPLGAMEYMRVMLSMEGARGFSERVTSLTSVAGASDGVQIDAPGLASAQAALQAAGTNVVNWFYPSWYPTMENPGIDQNTAALLRAEITVDQWVEQNEAVTATIRDDDSIVKQTRES; from the coding sequence ATGTCCAGCAGCATCGAACGCACCCCTGCGGCGGCCGGAACCGACCGCCGGACCTTCCTGCAACGCGTCGCACTCACCGGCGTGGCCCTCGGGCCGGGCGCCGCCTTCCTCGCCTCCTGCGCGACGGGCGGCGGCGACGACGATGAGGACAACGCGTCGCAGGCCCCGACGGGCGACGTGTCCGACGACAACCCGCTCGGCATCCCGACCGACCAGCCCCTGCAGATCTACATCTTCGACGGCGGCTTCGGCGACGCCTACGCCACCGAGCTGCACGAGCCGATGTTCAGCGAGCGCTGGCCCGACGTCACCATCGAGCACAACGCCGCCGTCGACATCGGCGCCGAGCTGCAGCCGCGCTTCGTCGCCGGCGACCCGCCGGACTTCGTCAACAACTCCGGCGACGGCCAGATGGACACCGCGACGCTGGTCTCCGACGGCCTGCTGTACGACCTCTCGCCGCTGTTCGACGCGCCCAGCTGGGACGACCCCGACGTCACGGTGCGCGACAGCCTGCTGCCCGGCACCATCGAGGCCGGCACGTTCAACGGCACCCCGTACGTCCTGAACTACGCGTTCACCGTCTTCGGCACCTGGTACAACAAGACGCTCATGGACGAGAACGGCTGGCCGGTGCCGACGACGTGGCAGGAGATGATGGACGTCTGTGCCGACATCGCCGCCACCGGTGTCGCGCCGTGGGTGTACCAGGGCGTCACGGCGCCGCGGTACATGAACTGGCCGCTGCTGTCGATGGCCGCCAAGCTGGCCGGCCCGGAGATCCTCATCGCCATCGACAACCTCGAAGAGGGCGCCTGGGGCCACGAGGCGGTCAAGGAGTCGGCGGCCGCCATCCGCCAGCTGGCCGAGAACAGCTACTTCCTCCCCGGCGTCGAGGGCATGGAGTTCCGCGACGCGCAGGGCCTGTGGGCGCGCGGCGAGGCGGTGTTCTGCCCGTCGGGCTCCTGGCTGGAGAACGAGGAGGCCGACGCCATCGCCGAGAACCCGACGTTCGAACTGGCGATGATGCCCGACCCGCTGCTCTCGCCCGACTCCGTCATGCCGCTCGAGACCGTCCGGGCCACCGCCGGCGAGCCGTACATCATCCCGGCCGACGCGAAGAACCCGCTCGGCGCGATGGAGTACATGCGCGTCATGCTGTCGATGGAGGGCGCCCGCGGCTTCAGCGAGCGGGTCACCAGCCTCACGTCGGTGGCGGGGGCGTCGGACGGCGTGCAGATCGACGCGCCCGGGCTGGCGTCGGCGCAGGCCGCGCTGCAGGCCGCCGGCACCAACGTCGTCAACTGGTTCTACCCGAGCTGGTACCCGACGATGGAGAACCCCGGCATCGACCAGAACACGGCCGCGCTGCTGCGCGCCGAGATCACCGTCGACCAGTGGGTGGAGCAGAACGAGGCGGTCACGGCGACGATCCGCGACGACGACTCCATCGTCAAGCAGACCCGCGAGTCGTAG
- a CDS encoding carbohydrate ABC transporter permease: MTTTEAPPRVSGGSGGGRGGRGRMPGVGVGEKAVGLINGGFLLFWGLITALPLLWAIMSAFKTNGEFRVDPLGLPSGVQWDNFSRAWSAANIGQYFLNSVIVVAMSLTLTMLFGAMGAYVLARYDFPGNRFVYYLFVGGLILPVFLALVPMFFVVRNLGNLPVVGQFLGLNSYLSLALVYTAFSMPFTVFFLTAFFRTLPTSIAEAGIVDGCSHFTLFWKVMLPMARPGMISLALFNFLGHWNQYVLPLVIMQDPDKKVLAQGLGTLATSTGFRADWSALFAGLVIALLPVLIVYIVFQKQVQAGLTAGVLK; this comes from the coding sequence ATGACGACGACAGAGGCGCCGCCGCGCGTGTCCGGCGGCAGCGGGGGCGGACGGGGCGGCCGCGGCCGGATGCCCGGCGTCGGCGTGGGGGAGAAGGCGGTCGGCCTGATCAACGGCGGGTTCCTGCTGTTCTGGGGGCTCATCACGGCGCTGCCGCTGCTGTGGGCGATCATGTCCGCGTTCAAGACCAACGGCGAGTTCCGCGTCGACCCGCTCGGCCTGCCGTCCGGCGTCCAGTGGGACAACTTCTCGCGGGCGTGGTCGGCGGCCAACATCGGCCAGTACTTCCTGAACAGCGTCATCGTCGTGGCGATGTCGCTGACCCTGACCATGCTGTTCGGCGCGATGGGCGCGTACGTCCTGGCCCGGTACGACTTCCCGGGCAACCGGTTCGTCTACTACCTGTTCGTCGGCGGGCTGATCCTGCCGGTGTTCCTCGCGCTCGTCCCGATGTTCTTCGTCGTCCGCAACCTCGGGAACCTGCCGGTGGTGGGGCAGTTCCTCGGGCTGAACAGCTACCTGAGCCTGGCGCTGGTGTACACCGCGTTCTCGATGCCGTTCACGGTGTTCTTCCTCACGGCGTTCTTCCGGACGCTGCCGACGTCGATCGCCGAGGCCGGCATCGTGGACGGCTGTTCGCACTTCACGCTGTTCTGGAAGGTCATGCTGCCGATGGCCCGGCCCGGCATGATCAGCCTGGCCCTGTTCAACTTCCTCGGCCACTGGAACCAGTACGTGTTGCCGCTGGTCATCATGCAGGACCCGGACAAGAAGGTGCTGGCGCAGGGTCTGGGCACGCTGGCCACGAGTACCGGCTTCCGGGCCGACTGGTCGGCGTTGTTCGCCGGTCTGGTGATCGCGCTGCTGCCGGTGCTGATCGTCTACATCGTCTTCCAGAAGCAGGTGCAGGCCGGGCTGACCGCCGGGGTGCTCAAATGA